The proteins below come from a single Beutenbergia cavernae DSM 12333 genomic window:
- the wecB gene encoding non-hydrolyzing UDP-N-acetylglucosamine 2-epimerase encodes MSTAEASLHLVPIYGTRPEAIKVAPIVAAAARHPAIVCSPVVTGQHREIVDQVNELFGMRPVTDLDVFTHGVGLETTTARVLERVTPVLRRLAPDVVLVQGDTTSAFAAALAAFYLSIPVVHLEAGLRTSSLASPFPEEGNRRLLTQIASLHLAPTAGNRANLLRSGIPEDDIVVTGNTVIDALVGTVAARVPLADPHLAPIEDLTGPLILVTAHRRESWGEPMRRSARAVATVARRRPDALVVLPMHPNPTVRAVLEPELAGIPNVVLTEPLGYSDLANVLARSTLVVTDSGGLQEEAPALGKPVLVLRENTERPEAVAAGTARLVGTDEAGIVAAIEELLDDAEVYGAMANAFNPYGDGHAAERAIAAIVERFGHTDAAASAS; translated from the coding sequence GTGAGCACGGCCGAGGCCTCCCTCCACCTGGTCCCGATCTACGGCACGAGACCAGAGGCGATCAAGGTCGCGCCGATCGTCGCGGCCGCCGCGCGTCATCCGGCGATCGTGTGCTCGCCGGTGGTGACGGGCCAGCACCGCGAGATCGTCGACCAGGTCAACGAGCTCTTCGGCATGCGGCCCGTGACGGACCTCGACGTGTTCACCCACGGAGTCGGGCTCGAGACGACCACCGCGCGGGTCCTCGAACGGGTGACGCCCGTGCTGCGTCGCCTCGCGCCCGACGTCGTCCTCGTGCAGGGCGACACGACCTCGGCGTTCGCGGCGGCGCTCGCCGCCTTCTACCTCTCGATCCCGGTCGTGCATCTCGAGGCGGGGCTGCGGACCTCGTCCTTGGCGTCGCCGTTCCCCGAGGAGGGCAACCGGCGGCTGCTCACCCAGATCGCCTCCCTGCACCTCGCGCCGACCGCCGGCAACCGCGCGAACCTGCTGCGCTCCGGGATCCCGGAGGACGACATCGTGGTAACCGGCAACACCGTGATCGACGCCCTCGTCGGCACCGTCGCCGCGCGAGTGCCGCTGGCCGACCCGCACCTCGCCCCGATCGAGGACCTGACGGGGCCGCTCATCCTCGTGACGGCGCACCGGCGCGAGTCCTGGGGTGAGCCCATGCGGCGGTCCGCCCGCGCCGTCGCGACCGTGGCGCGGCGTCGCCCGGATGCGCTCGTCGTCCTCCCGATGCACCCCAACCCGACCGTGCGCGCGGTCCTCGAGCCCGAGCTCGCCGGCATCCCGAACGTCGTCCTCACCGAGCCGCTCGGGTACAGCGACCTCGCGAACGTCCTCGCGAGGTCGACGCTCGTCGTCACGGACTCGGGCGGTCTCCAGGAGGAGGCGCCGGCGCTGGGCAAGCCCGTGCTCGTGCTGCGGGAGAACACGGAGCGGCCGGAGGCCGTCGCGGCCGGGACGGCCCGGCTCGTCGGCACCGACGAGGCGGGGATCGTCGCCGCGATCGAGGAGCTGCTCGACGATGCGGAGGTCTACGGCGCCATGGCGAACGCCTTCAACCCCTACGGAGACGGCCATGCCGCGGAACGGGCGATCGCCGCCATCGTCGAGCGCTTCGGCCACACCGACGCCGCGGCGAGCGCGTCATGA